From the Daucus carota subsp. sativus chromosome 8, DH1 v3.0, whole genome shotgun sequence genome, one window contains:
- the LOC108199827 gene encoding putative phospholipid-transporting ATPase 9 — MPGRRKKIRFSKIYTFKCKTAAAKDDHLHIGGPGFSRVVFCNEPASFEATSRNYADNYVKTTKYSPATFVPKSLFEQFRRVANFFFLVTAIVSFTPIAPYSAASSILPLSIVIGATMLKEGVEDYRRKKQDDEVNGRKVNMHQGDGSFKLCIWKELRVGDVVKVQKDEFFPADLLLLSSSYDDAICYVETMNLDGETNLKLKQSPEVTSSLHEDSSYKNFKATIKCEDPNASLYTFVGSMEVEEEKVPLSPQQLLLRDSKLRNTEFVYGAVVFTGHETKVIQNSTAPPSKRSNIERKMDKIIYFLFGVLFLIASVGSIVFGIVTKDDLHGDRMKRWYLRPDKAEIFFDPERAPEAAMYHFLTAILLYTYLIPISLYVSIEVVKVLQCVFINQDIDMYHEETDKPAYARTSNLNEELGQIHTILSDKTGTLTCNSMEFIKCSIAGTAYGRGVTEVERAMAKRLGSPLDGIKDQKKDMENKNTKPRIKGFNFEDERIMNGNWVREPHPLIIQGFLRLLAICHTAIPDKDEDTGNVTYEAESPDEAAFVIAALQLGFEFYQRTQTTVSLIELDPDTHEKVQRDYDILNVLEFNSTRKRMSVILKYEGKFLLLCKGADSVMFERLGKNGREFEEITREHVDEYADAGLRTLILAYRELTEEEYKDFNEKFKAAANAVSEDRDTMINEATELVEKDLVLIGATAVEDKLQQGVPECIDKLAQAGIKIWVLTGDKMETAINIGFACSLLRQGMKQITITLETPEIKQLEKVGEKGPIAQASKKSVMQQISEGKDLIASSKNEAFALIIDGKSLAYALEDDLKKMFLDLAVECSSVICCRSSPKQKALVTRLVKEETKKTTLAIGDGANDVGMLQEADIGIGISGVEGMQAVMSSDIAIAQFKYLERLLLVHGHWCYRRISSMICYFFYKNITFGFTLFCYEAYTTFSGQAAYNDWFLSLYNVFFTSLPVLALGVFDQDVSARFCLKFPLLYQEGVQNVLFSWRRIIGWMFNGVCTAIIIFFLCIRALEPQAFKKDGKTADMDVMGPTLYTCVVWVVNCQMAVSISYFTLIQHIFIWGGICLWYFFLLAYGALSPTISTTAYKVFIEALAPSASYWLITLCVVIAALTPYFSYKSLQMQFFPMYHGMIQWIRHDGQSEDTEYCNLVRQRSIRHTTVGIMARSLARTNPLTGSTHRRR, encoded by the exons ATGCCTGGTAGAAGGAAGAAGATTCGTTTTAGCAAGATCTATACATTCAAGTGTAAAACAGCAGCTGCAAAAGATGATCATCTTCACATTGGTGGACCTGGATTCTCAAGGGTAGTGTTTTGCAATGAACCTGCTAGCTTTGAGGCTACAAGCAGGAATTATGCAGATAATTATGTTAAAACCACAAAATATAGTCCTGCAACTTTTGTGCCAAAGTCTTTGTTTGAACAATTCAGGAGGGTTGCCAATTTTTTCTTTCTTGTTACTGCTATTGTGTCATTCACCCCCATTGCGCCGTATTCTGCTGCTAGTTCCATTCTGCCTCTGTCTATTGTGATTGGGGCAACCATGTTGAAAGAAGGTGTTGAAGATTATCGACGAAAGAAGCAG GATGATGAGGTGAATGGCAGAAAAGTTAACATGCATCAGGGTGATGGATCCTTTAAACTGTGTATATGGAAAGAACTGAGAGTAGGTGATGTAGTTAAGGTTCAGAAGGATGAATTCTTTCCGGCTGACCTTCTCTTGCTTTCATCTAGTTATGATGATGCAATCTGCTATGTTGAGACCATGAACCTTGATGGAGAAACAAATTTGAAGCTAAAACAATCTCCAGAGGTAACCTCATCCCTTCACGAGGACTCAAGCTATAAGAACTTTAAGGCCACCATTAAATGTGAAGATCCAAATGCAAGTTTGTACACTTTTGTTGGAAGTATGGAGGTGGAAGAAGAAAAAGTTCCCCTTTCTCCACAACAGCTTCTCCTTAGAGACTCTAAACTTAGAAATACAGAATTCGTATATGGAGCTGTTGTCTTCACTGGCCATGAGACAAAGGTGATTCAAAACTCTACTGCACCCCCTTCGAAGAGAAGCAATATTGAGAGGAAAATGGACAAAATTATATACTTTCTTTTTGGCGTCTTGTTCCTAATAGCATCTGTTGGATCAATTGTGTTTGGAATTGTAACTAAAGATGACCTCCATGGTGACCGCATGAAGAGGTGGTACCTAAGACCTGATAAAgctgaaatattttttgatcCTGAACGAGCTCCAGAGGCTGCAATGTATCACTTCCTAACTGCCATATTGCTTTATACTtacttgattccaatttccttGTATGTGTCAATAGAAGTTGTCAAAGTTCTTCAGTGCGTTTTTATCAATCAAGATATTGATATGTACCATGAAGAAACAGATAAACCAGCTTATGCCCGCACCTCAAATTTAAACGAGGAACTTGGTCAAATTCACACCATACTTTCAGACAAGACAGGAACACTAACTTGCAATTCAATGGAATTCATCAAGTGCTCTATCGCAGGAACGGCTTATGGTCGTGGTGTCACTGAAGTTGAAAGGGCTATGGCCAAAAGGTTAGGATCTCCGCTGGATGGAATTAAGGATCAGAAGAAGGATAtggaaaataaaaatacaaaacccCGCATCAAAGGCTTCAATTTTGAAGATGAAAGGATCATGAATGGGAACTGGGTTCGTGAACCTCATCCACTAATCATACAGGGGTTCTTGCGTTTGTTGGCTATTTGCCACACTGCAATTCCTGATAAAGATGAAGATACTGGGAATGTCACGTATGAAGCTGAGTCACCAGATGAAGCAGCATTTGTCATTGCAGCATTACAACTTGGCTTTGAATTTTATCAAAGGACTCAAACTACCGTTTCATTGATTGAGTTGGATCCTGACACTCATGAAAAAGTTCAAAG GGATTATGACATTTTGAACGTGTTGGAATTTAACAGTACAAGAAAGAGGATGTCTGTTATTTTGAAATATGAGGGAAAATTTTTGCTGCTCTGCAAAGGTGCTGACAG TGTCATGTTTGAAAGACTTGGAAAAAATGGAAGGGAATTCGAAGAAATTACCAGAGAGCATGTGGATGAGTATGCTGATGCAGGTTTAAGAACATTGATACTTGCTTATCGTGAACTGACTGAAGAAGAATACAAAGATTTTAATGAGAAATTCAAAGCGGCAGCGAATGCAGTTAGTGAAGATCGAGATACTATGATCAATGAAGCCACAGAGCTGGTTGAGAAAGACTTGGTCCTTATAGGTGCAACAGCAGTTGAGGACAAACTCCAACAAGGG GTCCCTGAATGTATTGACAAGCTTGCTCAGGCAGGAATCAAGATATGGGTTTTGACCGGAGATAAAATGGAGACTGCAATTAATATCGG GTTTGCTTGCAGTTTACTTAGACAAGGAATGAAGCAGATAACAATAACCTTGGAAACACCAGAGATTAAACAATTAGAGAAAGTGGGAGAAAAAGGTCCTATTGCTCAG GCGTCAAAGAAAAGTGTCATGCAGCAGATAAGTGAAGGAAAGGATCTGATTGCCTCATCAAAAAATGAGGCATTTGCTTTGATCATCGATGGTAAATCACTTGCATATGCTCTGGAAGATGACctgaaaaaaatgtttttagaTCTAGCAGTTGAATGTTCCTCTGTTATTTGTTGTCGCTCATCACCTAAACAGAAGGCACTG gtAACTAGACTTGTTAAGGAAGAAACTAAAAAGACAACACTGGCAATTGGTGATGGGGCTAATGACGTGGGAATGCTTCAAGAAGCTGATATTGGCATTGGGATCAGTGGTGTTGAAGGAATGCAG GCGGTCATGTCAAGCGATATTGCCATAGCTCAGTTTAAATATTTGGAGCGCTTACTGCTGGTGCATGGGCATTGGTGTTACAGAAGGATCTCTTCTATG ATATGCTactttttctataaaaatattacatttggTTTCACTCTCTTCTGCTATGAGGCATATACCACATTCTCAGGGCAAGCTGCATACAATGATTGGTTTTTGTCCCTTTACAATGTGTTCTTTACATCACTTCCGGTGCTTGCATTGGGCGTTTTTGACCAGGATGTATCAGCCAGATTTTGTCTCAAG TTCCCTTTACTGTATCAAGAAGGTGTGCAAAATGTTCTTTTTAGCTGGCGAAGAATAATTGGCTGGATGTTCAACGGAGTCTGCACTGCTATTATAATCTTCTTTCTCTGCATTAGAGCACTAGAACCTCAAGCCTTCAAGAAAGATGGGAAGACTGCCGATATGGATGTGATGGGGCCTACGCTTTATACATGTGTAGTCTGGGTAGTTAACTGCCAAATGGCTGTTTCTATCAGTTACTTCACCTTGATCCAACATATATTCATCTGGGGTGGAATTTGTCTCTGGTATTTTTTCCTCCTGGCATACGGGGCCTTGTCTCCCACCATTTCAACTACTGCGTATAAAGTCTTCATTGAAGCCCTTGCTCCATCAGCTTCCTACTGGCTGATCACCCTTTGTGTCGTGATCGCTGCCCTCACTCCTTACTTCTCATACAAATCACTTCAGATGCAGTTCTTCCCTATGTACCACGGGATGATCCAGTGGATAAGACATGACGGGCAATCAGAGGACACCGAATACTGCAATTTGGTTAGACAAAGATCAATAAGGCATACGACAGTTGGCATCATGGCGCGGTCTTTGGCAAGAACTAATCCCTTAACTGGCAGTACTCACAGACGCAGATGA
- the LOC108198941 gene encoding uncharacterized protein LOC108198941, with protein sequence MTCFLYNFNITSLPAPLINLSVIQQAMEDLNMLAADCVVISCCCQCLILEIVVFIVLKLPCRLIKKTKKYVKKKLRHQKKEEIAIAGEVRGYSLESGSFRIRFKEVSCEECCIGCMERIENVLEDMTRKGEFAFGSFWRGEDLEESFPTFIVKNFEFAI encoded by the coding sequence ATGACTTGTTTTCTTTATAACTTCAACATAACTTCTCTTCCAGCCCCTCTAATTAATCTCTCTGTCATTCAACAAGCCATGGAGGACTTAAACATGCTAGCTGCAGACTGTGTTGTCATATCTTGCTGCTGCCAATGCCTAATTCTCGAGATCGTAGTCTTCATCGTGCTGAAACTTCCATGCAGACTGATTAAAAAGACCAAAAAATATGTCAAGAAAAAGCTAAGGCACcagaagaaagaagaaatcGCCATCGCAGGGGAGGTCAGGGGCTATAGTCTTGAGTCTGGATCATTCAGGATTCGATTCAAGGAAGTTTCGTGCGAGGAATGTTGTATTGGATGCATGGAGAGAATTGAAAATGTGCTGGAGGATATGACTAGGAAGGGGGAGTTTGCATTTGGAAGTTTCTGGAGAGGGGAGGACTTGGAAGAAAGCTTCCCAACTTTCATTGTCAAAAATTTCGAATTTgcaatataa
- the LOC108197469 gene encoding uncharacterized protein LOC108197469, with product MALNQSALSPQYTPSPFHHSTNPPRFQRPSLKLPFLCIDHPNLVVGRAQINKSGSEDIVSDPNIDGFGPKKAFQCDGDEGASSSSAIDFLTLCHSLKTTKRKGWINHGIEGPESIADHMYRMALMSLIAGDNSGVNRERCIKLALVHDIAEAIVGDITPSDGVPKVEKSRMEQAALNEMCKVLGGGMRADEIQELWAEYENNSSIEANLVKDFDKVEMILQALEYETEHGMVLDEFFVSTAGKFQTDIGKSWAAEIISRRKSSLTS from the exons atggCTTTGAATCAATCTGCACTTTCTCCTCAATACACCCCTTCACCATTTCATCATTCTACAAACCCACCTCGATTTCAACGCCCCTCTTTAAAGCTTCCATTTTTATGCATTGATCATCCAAATCTTGTGGTGGGTCGGGCTCAAATCAACAAATCAGGCTCTGAAGATATTGTTTCTGACCCGAATATTGATGGGTTTGGGCCCAAAAAGGCGTTTCAGTGTGATGGTGATGAAGGGGCTTCTTCATCCTCTGCTATTGATTTTCTCACATTGTGTCACAGCCTTAAG ACCACTAAACGAAAAGGATGGATCAATCATGGGATTGAGGGTCCTGAATCCATTGCTGATCATATGTACCGTATGGCATTGATGTCGTTAATTGCTGGAGACAATTCTGGTGTGAATAGAGAGAG GTGTATCAAGTTAGCACTTGTGCATGATATTGCAGAAG CCATTGTTGGAGATATTACACCATCTGATGGTGTGCCTAAAGTAGAAAAGAGTAGAATGGAACAAGCGGCCTTAAATGAAATGTGCAAAGTTCTTGGTGGAGGGATGAGGG CTGATGAGATCCAGGAGCTGTGGGCAGAATATGAAAATAATTCTTCCATAGAGGCTAATCTAGTGAAAGATTTTGACAAA GTTGAAATGATTCTGCAAGCATTGGAATATGAAACTG AGCATGGGATGGTGTTGGATGAGTTTTTCGTTTCGACAGCGG GGAAATTTCAAACTGATATTGGAAAGAGCTGGGCAGCTGAAATCATTtcaagaagaaagtcaagtctgacAAGCTGA
- the LOC108198556 gene encoding uncharacterized protein LOC108198556: MRERGKSVEESSGNNYPDFYAYSFPCKKHPSSTSVGICPYCLKERLIKLVCSDCGEQRLSSCSCSDVSSYRNSCSTMEIGSVGRISFLIENEKTDQLKAEKSDDEVIMLKRSNSTCTEVKRSHKFWKFGKLFRKKREKQSGVCEKSDMCVSDYMGVSRSRSLCSFRGNHFLHDPDHESSDFAFSSAKISDFNESEPRRSGFSKGLMDVESAKISDFSEPRKSGFSRGLLEPEDFNLKKCVFPESEFSGMDDSRFIDLKLDLSSSSEPKTEAKTEYSVSKMSEFPISSSDNGRKFGNLKENKMAGHGGSCRITVNEKRINKGSKGQKVWRWIFSHHHHGWRSASKKDGNQILKI; encoded by the coding sequence ATGAGAGAAAGAGGCAAGTCTGTTGAGGAATCCAGTGGGAATAACTATCCAGATTTTTATGCATATTCTTTCCCATGTAAAAAACACCCGTCTTCTACTTCAGTTGGAATATGTCCCTACTGTCTTAAAGAAAGGCTGATCAAGTTGGTTTGTTCAGATTGTGGTGAACAAAGGCTGTCTTCATGTTCTTGCTCTGATGTTTCATCCTACAGAAATTCTTGTAGTACTATGGAGATTGGAAGTGTTGGCAGAATCTCATTTCTGATTGAAAATGAGAAGACTGATCAGCTCAAAGCTGAAAAATCTGATGATGAAGTTATCATGTTGAAGAGGAGTAATAGTACTTGTACTGAAGTCAAGAGGAGCCATAAGTTCTGGAAGTTCGGGAAATTGTTTAGGAAGAAAAGGGAGAAACAGAGTGGTGTGTGTGAGAAAAGTGATATGTGTGTGTCTGATTATATGGGTGTTTCTAGATCAAGATCTCTGTGTAGTTTCAGAGGGAATCATTTCTTGCATGACCCTGATCATGAAAGCAGTGATTTTGCATTTTCAAGTGCTAAAATTTCTGATTTCAATGAGTCTGAGCCCAGAAGAAGTGGTTTCAGCAAAGGCCTAATGGATGTCGAAAGCGCGAAAATTTCGGACTTTTCTGAGCCTAGAAAGAGTGGATTCAGTAGAGGATTGTTGGAGCCTGAGGACTTCAACTTGAAGAAGTGTGTGTTTCCTGAGAGTGAGTTTAGTGGTATGGATGATTCAAGGTTTATTGACTTGAAGCTTGATTTATCATCCTCATCCGAGCCCAAAACAGAGGCGAAAACAGAGTACTCTGTTTCTAAGATGAGTGAATTTCCGATTTCGAGTTCAGATAACGGAAGAAAGTTTGGGAATTTGAAGGAGAACAAGATGGCTGGACATGGAGGATCATGCAGAATTACAGTGAATGAGAAGAGGATTAACAAGGGGAGTAAAGGGCAGAAGGTTTGGAGATGGATTTtcagtcatcatcatcatggtTGGAGAAGTGCAAGTAAGAAAGATGGGAATCAAATCTTGAAGATCTGA
- the LOC108197759 gene encoding uncharacterized protein LOC108197759 isoform X2, with the protein MNLLSRITIHGLHHHHTLPSLSPPHSLSFPQRPNLSLSKPKFKPNNFRVSSLGEASSHYTNNLKKIYSDNEVKVDGETYDKTLRLVECSMFAALGGLAYVLSSSLAIENYFGCFFALPIVFSSMRWGLAAGRKTMVATAILLLVLAGPIKALTYLLMYGLLGLTMGSLWRSKASWGLSVGLSAMARALGSSAYVVMLSFLIRENLFDHDQSSCYSLIHPHVIWYFYNSIDDHHIHHLRNSGFYQL; encoded by the exons ATGAATCTCCTCTCAAGAATCACCATTCATGGCCTTCACCACCACCAcaccctcccctctctctctcctccccACTCTCTCTCTTTCCCCCAAAGACCCAATCTTTCCCTCTCCAAACCCAAATTCAAGCCAAATAATTTCAGGGTTTCAAGTCTTGGAGAGGCCTCATCACACTACACTAACAACTTGAAGAAAATATATAGTGATAATGAGGTGAAAGTGGATGGGGAGACTTATGATAAGACACTGAGATTAGTGGAGTGCTCCATGTTTGCTGCACTTGGTGGGTTGGCTTATGTACTCAGCAGCTCTCTTGCTATTGAG AATTATTTTGGCTGTTTCTTCGCCTTGCCGATAGTGTTCTCCTCTATGAGATGGGGTTTAGCTGCTGGCAGAAAAACGATG GTTGCCACTGCTATACTGTTACTTGTTTTAGCTGGCCCAATCAAAGCTTTAACTTATTTG TTGATGTATGGATTACTAGGGCTGACAATGGGTTCATTGTGGAG GTCAAAGGCAAGTTGGGGGCTATCTGTTGGTCTCTCGGCAATG GCACGGGCGTTGGGTTCCTCAGCATATGTTGTAATGTTATCGTTCTTAATCAGAGAGAACCTCTTTG ATCACGATCAATCTTCATGCTATTCTCTCATACATCCTCACGTCATTTGGTATTTTTACAATTCCATCGATGACCACCATATACATCATCTTCGGAACTCTG GTTTTTATCAATTGTAG
- the LOC108197759 gene encoding uncharacterized protein LOC108197759 isoform X1 encodes MNLLSRITIHGLHHHHTLPSLSPPHSLSFPQRPNLSLSKPKFKPNNFRVSSLGEASSHYTNNLKKIYSDNEVKVDGETYDKTLRLVECSMFAALGGLAYVLSSSLAIENYFGCFFALPIVFSSMRWGLAAGRKTMVATAILLLVLAGPIKALTYLLMYGLLGLTMGSLWRSKASWGLSVGLSAMARALGSSAYVVMLSFLIRENLFGLITINLHAILSYILTSFGIFTIPSMTTIYIIFGTLVFINCSCFVFLLHLLYSVFFTRLGMKESLSLPGWLEKAI; translated from the exons ATGAATCTCCTCTCAAGAATCACCATTCATGGCCTTCACCACCACCAcaccctcccctctctctctcctccccACTCTCTCTCTTTCCCCCAAAGACCCAATCTTTCCCTCTCCAAACCCAAATTCAAGCCAAATAATTTCAGGGTTTCAAGTCTTGGAGAGGCCTCATCACACTACACTAACAACTTGAAGAAAATATATAGTGATAATGAGGTGAAAGTGGATGGGGAGACTTATGATAAGACACTGAGATTAGTGGAGTGCTCCATGTTTGCTGCACTTGGTGGGTTGGCTTATGTACTCAGCAGCTCTCTTGCTATTGAG AATTATTTTGGCTGTTTCTTCGCCTTGCCGATAGTGTTCTCCTCTATGAGATGGGGTTTAGCTGCTGGCAGAAAAACGATG GTTGCCACTGCTATACTGTTACTTGTTTTAGCTGGCCCAATCAAAGCTTTAACTTATTTG TTGATGTATGGATTACTAGGGCTGACAATGGGTTCATTGTGGAG GTCAAAGGCAAGTTGGGGGCTATCTGTTGGTCTCTCGGCAATG GCACGGGCGTTGGGTTCCTCAGCATATGTTGTAATGTTATCGTTCTTAATCAGAGAGAACCTCTTTGGCCTG ATCACGATCAATCTTCATGCTATTCTCTCATACATCCTCACGTCATTTGGTATTTTTACAATTCCATCGATGACCACCATATACATCATCTTCGGAACTCTG GTTTTTATCAATTGTAGCTGCTTCGTGTTTTTGCTCCATCTTCTATACTCAGTGTTCTTCACTCGGCTTGGAATGAAAGAATCATTAAGCTTGCCAGGATGGTTGGAGAAAGCAATAT AA